A genomic window from Triticum urartu cultivar G1812 chromosome 7, Tu2.1, whole genome shotgun sequence includes:
- the LOC125521314 gene encoding bZIP transcription factor 50 encodes MDTDLDLDALLASFAGESAAVSELLAPPPLDAAEAGSPESVTSRSSPAGEEVLSEIERFLMQEEEAAGAGAEPVDGISVDEFLDALFDGAEEGGEKGNGSEAEAGGSTDGDSRRGEEGVEVVTPETEVEVVTPETEVDGDDPISKKKMRQMRNRDSAMKSRERKKSYVKDLETRSKYLEAECRRLSYALQCCAAENMALRQNMLKDRPIGAHTAMQESAVLSETLPLVSLLWLVSIVCLFLTPGLPNRSLAAPRRAERGLTMVAGKPSSDQPETLELLLHGRRWRGTRERIKLDTPPLRAAAAC; translated from the exons ATGGACACCGACCTCGACCTGGACGCCCTGCTCGCCTCCTTCGCCGGCGAGTCCGCCGCAGTCTCCGAGCTCCTCGCCCCGCCTCCGCTCGATGCGGCGGAGGCGGGGTCGCCGGAGTCGGTGACCTCCCGGTCCAGCCCCGCCGGCGAGGAGGTGCTGTCGGAGATCGAGAGGTTTCTGatgcaggaggaggaggcggcgggggcgggggcggagCCGGTGGACGGGATCAGCGTGGACGAGTTCTTGGACGCGCTGTTCGACGGCGCCGAGGAGGGGGGCGAGAAGGGGAACGGGAGTGAGGCTGAGGCTGGGGGCAGCACTGATGGGGACTCTaggaggggggaagagggggTGGAGGTGGTGACGCCGGAGACAGAGGTGGAGGTGGTGACGCCCGAGACGGAGGTGGATGGCGACGATCCCATCAGCAAGAAGAAGATGAG GCAAATGAGGAATAGGGATTCTGCCATGAAGTCCAGGGAGAGGAAGAAGTCATATGTGAAGGACTTGGAGACGAGGAGCAAGTATCTCGAGGCAGAGTGTCGCCGCCTCAGCTACGCACTTCAGTGCTGCGCAGCTGAGAACATGGCACTGCGCCAGAACATGTTGAAGGATAGGCCTATTGGTGCTCACACAGCCATGCAGGAGTCTGCCGTACTTTCGG AAACCCTGCCGCTGGTTTCCCTGCTTTGGCTAGTGAGCATCGTGTGCCTATTCCTAACGCCCGGTCTACCCAACCGAAGCCTGGCGGCTCCAAGGAGAGCCGAAAGAGGTCTCACAATGGTAGCCGGAAAGCCAAGCAGTGATCAACCAGAGACCTTGGAGCTTCTACTCCATGGAAGGCGCTGGAGGGGCACAAGGGAGAGGATCAAGCTAGATACTCCGCCATTGCGTGCAGCTGCCGCTTGCTAG